Proteins encoded within one genomic window of Xiphophorus maculatus strain JP 163 A chromosome 11, X_maculatus-5.0-male, whole genome shotgun sequence:
- the LOC102228247 gene encoding diacylglycerol O-acyltransferase 2-like, translating into MTKEKTQLKEFLEAISVLQWVLSFLFLGLACIILMVYLMFTSLWPLPTLYFIWMVNDWQTPERGGRRTAFVRKWKVWFQFREYFPIKLVKTADLSPNKNYILGSHPHGIMCFGAFACFSTESCGFAETFPGMKSTLAILAGLFKIPLFREYLMRAGLCPVSKPSLVHLLSKSGKGNAVVIVVGGAAESLASSPGINRVVMKQRKGFVRTALEHGADLVPVYSFGENELFQQVIFSDDSLGRRLQDLFKSIMGFAPCLFVGERFALLPFRKPVTTVVGSPISVPKCVTPTEEQVDHYHTLYMEALAKLFHEHKVSCGLSESHKLEII; encoded by the exons ATGACGAAAGAAAAAACCCAGCTGAAGGAGTTTTTAGAGGCTATAAGCGTCCTGCAGTGGGTGCTAAGCTTTCTCTTCTTAG GACTGGCTTGCATTATCTTGATGGTGTATCTTATGTTTACGTCTCTGTGGCCGCTGCCCACTCTTTACTTCATATGGATGGTGAATGACTGGCAAACTCCAGAAAGAG ggggcagaaGAACAGCATTTGTGAGGAAGTGGAAGGTTTGGTTTCAGTTCAGAGAGTATTTTCCAATTAAG CTGGTAAAGACAGCAGACCTGAGTCCGAATAAAAACTACATCCTCGGCAGCCATCCACACGGCATCATGTGCTTTGGAGCCTTTGCCTGCTTCAGCACGGAGAGCTGCGGCTTCGCCGAGACATTTCCTGGAATGAAGAGCACCCTGGCAATACTGGCAGGCCTGTTCAAGATACCACTCTTCAGAGAGTACCTGATGAGAGCAG GCCTGTGTCCAGTCAGCAAGCCGAGCCTTGTCCACCTCCTCTCCAAAAGTGGTAAAGGAAATGCAGTGGTGATTGTggttggaggagctgcagagtctTTAGCATCTTCTCCTGGAATCAACAGAGTGGTCATGAAGCAGAGGAAAGGATTTGTGAGGACGGCTCTTGAGCATGG AGCAGATCTGGTTCCTGTTTACTCGTTCGGGGAGAACGAACTCTTTCAGCAGGTGATTTTCTCAGACGACAGCCTGGGCCGCCGGCTGCAGGACTTGTTTAAAAGCATCATGGGTTTTGCTCCGTGTCTATTTGTCGGCGAGCGCTTCGCTCTGCTGCCCTTCAGGAAACCGGTCACTACTGTCG TTGGGAGTCCAATCTCGGTGCCCAAGTGTGTCACACCGACTGAGGAGCAGGTTGATCACTATCACACGCTCTACATGGAGGCCTTGGCCAAGTTATTTCATGAACACAAAGTCAGCTGTGGACTTTCTGAGAGCCACAAGCTTGAAATCATTTAA